A genomic segment from Aegilops tauschii subsp. strangulata cultivar AL8/78 chromosome 1, Aet v6.0, whole genome shotgun sequence encodes:
- the LOC109774536 gene encoding cytochrome P450 71A1: MASPQLDSTLVLCLLFVVSCLAFVVRAFRTSGKDGAAHAAPPSPPALPIIGNLHQLGTGHLHRRLQALARSYGPLFLLRLGSVPTLVVSSASLADAVLRTQDHVFCSRPQQHTACGTLYRCRDIAFSPYGERWRQARCIAFVQLLSAKRVDSFRALRQEEIARFVGRIHAVSGAQENGGERRGVNVTELMLSLTNTVISRAAFGNKLGGVEPGMLRDMMGEISNLLGTIAVSDVFPRLRWVDWATGLDARVKRSAAKLDDILEKAVQEHEKSKGDDGGEARDLLDDLLSVVKDGDQGSKLDRTDVKAIISDMFLAGTDTTSKTIEWTMAELVKNPREMEKVQQEVRRVVGARAGVMEEDVEKMSLLKAAMKEALRLHATVPLLVPHESIKDTWLHGYYIPAKTRVIVNAWAIGRDGKTWEHAEEFRPERFMRENIDYGGRDTRFIPFGAGRRGCPGVAFATRLAELTLANMMYHFDWELPHGQDPESFEVIESNGISPGLKSALILTPKPLQYVLE, from the exons ATGGCTTCTCCTCAGCTCGACTCTACCCTAGTCCTCTGCCTCCTCTTCGTGGTCTCTTGCCTTGCCTTTGTCGTTAGAGCCTTCAGAACTAGCGGCAAGGATGGCGCCGCTCATGCAGCACCGCCTTCGCCTCCGGCGCTGCCCATCATCGGTAACCTgcaccagctcggcactggccaCCTCCACCGGAGGCTGCAGGCGCTGGCCAGGAGCTACGGCCCGctcttcctcctccgcctcgGCTCGGTGCCCACCCTCGTGGTCTCCTCGGCCTCCCTGGCCGACGCCGTGCTCAGGACCCAGGACCACGTCTTCTGCAGTCGGCCGCAGCAGCACACGGCCTGCGGCACGCTCTACCGCTGCAGGGACATCGCCTTCAGCCCCTACGGCGAGCGGTGGCGTCAAGCCCGCTGCATCGCCTTCGTGCAACTACTCAGCGCCAAGCGTGTGGACTCCTTCCGCGCGCTCCGGCAGGAGGAGATCGCGCGCTTCGTGGGGCGCATCCACGCGGTGAGTGGCGCCCAggagaacggcggcgagcgccggGGAGTCAACGTGACCGAGCtcatgctcagcttaaccaacaCCGTCATCTCGAGGGCGGCGTTCGGGAACAAGCTCGGAGGAGTGGAACCAGGGATGCTCCGGGACATGATGGGAGAGATCAGCAATCTGCTCGGTACGATCGCCGTGAGCGACGTGTTTCCGCGACTCCGTTGGGTGGACTGGGCGACGGGGCTGGACGCCAGGGTGAAGAGGTCGGCGGCTAAGCTCGACGACATTCTCGAGAAGGCGGTCCAGGAGCACGAGAAAAGCAAAGGAGACGACGGCGGCGAGGCTCGTGACCTCCTGGACGACTTGCTCTCTGTCGTCAAGGATGGTGATCAGGGGTCCAAGCTGGACCGGACTGATGTCAAGGCAATCATCTCG GACATGTTCCTGGCAGGAACAGACACGACATCTAAGACGATAGAATGGACCATGGCCGAGCTTGTCAAGAACCCAAGAGAAATGGAGAAGGTGCAGCAAGAGGTGAGACGGGTTGTCGGTGCACGAGCAGGAGTCATggaggaggatgtggagaagatgAGCCTCCTAAAGGCGGCCATGAAAGAAGCACTGCGGCTGCACGCGACGGTGCCGCTCCTCGTCCCGCACGAGTCGATCAAGGACACCTGGCTCCACGGCTACTACATCCCGGCAAAGACTCGGGTCATCGTCAACGCATGGGCGATTGGGAGAGACGGCAAGACATGGGAGCACGCCGAGGAGTTTCGGCCGGAGAGGTTCATGCGCGAGAACATCGACTATGGAGGTAGGGACACCCGGTTCATACCTTTCGGTGCCGGAAGGAGGGGATGCCCCGGCGTTGCCTTCGCGACTCGCCTGGCCGAGCTCACGCTAGCAAACATGATGTACCATTTCGACTGGGAGCTGCCGCACGGGCAGGACCCTGAGTCGTTTGAGGTCATCGAGTCCAACGGGATATCTCCTGGCCTTAAGTCTGCCTTGATCCTTACCCCGAAACCACTGCAATATGTGTTGGAATAG